A single Trachemys scripta elegans isolate TJP31775 chromosome 20, CAS_Tse_1.0, whole genome shotgun sequence DNA region contains:
- the LOC117868268 gene encoding gap junction beta-5 protein-like — protein sequence MNWGVFEGLLSGVNKYSTAFGRIWLSLVFIFRVLVYVVAAERVWSDDHKDFDCNTRQPGCSNVCFDHFFPVSHIRLWALQLILVTCPSLLVVMHVAYREAREQKHQEVAGENCRRLYPNPGKKRGGLWWTYLLSLIFKAAVDVVFLYIFHRFYKNYTLPSVVKCEIPPCPNIVDCFISRPTEKNIFTLFMVVTACFCILLSVVEACYLVGKRCRESLLSRSESSRRETRQFRSVVHNKDCSLSYGEQDSLEPGEQVFHAADCKLVRAANIASSQIGEDVIS from the coding sequence ATGAACTGGGGTGTCTTCGAAGGGCTCCTGAGTGGGGTGAACAAGTACTCCACGGCCTTCGGGCGCATCTGGCTCTCCCTGGTCTTCATCTTCCGGGTGCTGGTCTACGTGGTGGCAGCTGAGCGAGTGTGGAGCGATGACCACAAGGACTTCGACTGCAACACACGCCAGCCTGGCTGCTCCAATGTTTGCTTTGACCACTTCTTCCCCGTCTCCCACATCCGCCTCTGGGCCCTGCAGCTCATCCTGGTCACCTGCCCCTCCCTACTGGTGGTCATGCATGTGGCCTACCGAGAAGCCAGGGAGCAGAAGCACCAGGAGGTAGCGGGCGAGAACTGCCGCCGGCTCTACCCCAACCCCGGCAAGAAGCGGGGAGGACTGTGGTGGACCTACCTGCTCAGCCTCATCTTTAAGGCTGCCGTGGACGTGGTTTTCCTCTACATCTTCCACCGGTTCTACAAGAACTACACCCTCCCCAGCGTGGTGAAGTGCGAGATCCCCCCGTGCCCCAACATCGTGGACTGCTTCATCTCCCGGCCCACGGAGAAGAACATCTTCACCCTCTTCATGGTGGTCACGGCCTGCTTCTGCATCCTGCTGAGCGTGGTGGAGGCCTGCTACCTGGTGGGGAAACGGTGCCGAGAGTCCCTGTTATCCAGAAGTGAGAGCAGCCGGAGGGAAACTAGGCAGTTCAGGAGTGTCGTTCATAACAAGGACTGTTCCCTCTCCTACGGCGAGCAGGACAGCCTTGAGCCGGGAGAGCAGGTTTTCCACGCGGCGGATTGCAAGCTAGTCAGAGCTGCAAACATAGCCAGCTCCCAGATAGGAGAAGATGTTATCTCCTAA